In the genome of Ancylomarina subtilis, one region contains:
- the rplO gene encoding 50S ribosomal protein L15 codes for MDLSNLKPAAGSVKTTKRIGRGQGSGRGGTSTRGHKGAKSRSGYSKKVGFEGGQMPLQRRVPKFGFKNINRVEYKAINVEVLQVLAEKNNLTTIDVEVLVNAGMCGKNDKIKVLGNGVLSAKLEVKAHAFSKSAQSAIEAVEGTVVKL; via the coding sequence ATGGACTTAAGTAACTTAAAACCCGCAGCTGGTTCTGTTAAGACAACTAAAAGAATAGGTCGCGGACAAGGATCTGGTAGAGGTGGTACCTCAACCAGAGGACATAAAGGTGCAAAGTCAAGATCTGGATACTCTAAAAAAGTTGGTTTCGAAGGTGGTCAAATGCCTTTACAACGAAGAGTACCTAAGTTTGGATTTAAGAACATTAATAGAGTTGAGTACAAAGCTATTAATGTTGAAGTATTGCAAGTTTTAGCTGAGAAAAACAACCTTACTACTATTGATGTTGAAGTTTTAGTTAACGCAGGAATGTGTGGCAAAAATGACAAAATCAAAGTTTTAGGTAATGGTGTTTTATCTGCTAAGCTTGAAGTTAAAGCTCATGCGTTCTCGAAATCTGCTCAATCAGCGATTGAAGCAGTAGAAGGAACTGTTGTTAAATTGTAA
- the rplN gene encoding 50S ribosomal protein L14, which produces MIQTESRLLVADNSGAKEVLCIRVLGGTKKRYASIGDKIVVTVKNSIPGSDMKKGTVTKAVVVRVKKEIRRNDGSYIRFDDNACVLLNTAEEMRGTRIFGPVARELRETNMKIVSLAPEVL; this is translated from the coding sequence ATGATACAAACAGAAAGTAGACTATTAGTAGCTGATAACAGCGGAGCCAAAGAAGTTCTTTGTATCCGTGTGTTAGGCGGAACCAAAAAGCGCTATGCATCAATTGGCGATAAGATTGTGGTTACCGTTAAGAACTCAATCCCAGGTTCGGACATGAAAAAAGGAACAGTAACCAAAGCCGTTGTTGTTCGTGTAAAAAAAGAGATTAGAAGAAATGATGGGTCTTATATTCGCTTTGACGATAACGCTTGTGTGTTGTTGAATACAGCTGAAGAAATGAGAGGAACCCGTATTTTTGGACCTGTTGCAAGAGAACTACGTGAAACTAACATGAAGATCGTTTCTCTAGCACCAGAAGTATTATAA
- the secY gene encoding preprotein translocase subunit SecY, translating into MKGLIDTLKNIWKIEDLRSRILTTLALLLVYRLGTMIVLPGIDPAHLGALKSQTKDGVLGLLDMFSGGAFSNASIFALGIMPYISASIVIQLMGIAVPYFQRLQKEGESGQRKVNQITRYLTVVILVLQAPGYLLNLHSQLPETAFILKGWFFTASSVAILAAGSMFIMWLGEKITDKGIGNGISIIIMIGIIARLPFNFFAELGSRLEGQGGGLILLVLEIVILFVVFALTILLVQGTRKIPVQYAKRIVGNKQYGGVRQYIPLKVNAAGVMPIIFAQAIMFLPMAFVNYASSDSLSGVAAALSNYTGFYYNALFFVMIVLFTYFYTAITVNPTQMAEDMKKNGGFIPGIKPGKKTIDFLDTVMSRITLPGSLFLGWVAIMPAFAMLGGINSGFAQFFGGTSLLILVGVVLDTLQQIESHLLMRHYDGLMKSGRIKGKSPAGAAAY; encoded by the coding sequence ATGAAAGGTTTAATAGATACATTGAAGAACATCTGGAAGATTGAAGATTTAAGATCAAGAATCTTAACAACTTTAGCTCTTCTATTGGTTTACCGTTTAGGAACCATGATCGTGTTGCCGGGGATAGACCCAGCTCACTTAGGCGCGTTAAAATCTCAAACTAAAGACGGTGTTTTAGGTTTGTTGGATATGTTTTCAGGGGGTGCATTCTCGAATGCCTCAATTTTTGCCCTTGGTATCATGCCATACATTTCTGCATCCATCGTTATTCAGTTGATGGGAATAGCTGTTCCTTACTTTCAACGTTTACAAAAAGAAGGTGAGAGTGGTCAACGTAAAGTCAATCAGATTACACGTTATTTAACTGTTGTCATCCTTGTTCTTCAAGCACCAGGATATTTATTAAACCTACATTCGCAATTGCCTGAGACGGCTTTCATTTTGAAAGGCTGGTTCTTTACAGCATCTTCAGTAGCTATTCTTGCAGCCGGATCCATGTTTATCATGTGGTTGGGTGAAAAGATTACTGATAAGGGAATTGGTAACGGTATTTCTATCATCATCATGATTGGTATTATTGCGCGTTTGCCTTTTAACTTTTTCGCTGAACTTGGATCAAGATTAGAAGGACAAGGTGGTGGATTAATTCTACTTGTACTTGAAATTGTGATTTTGTTTGTTGTATTTGCACTGACAATTTTGTTAGTACAAGGAACAAGAAAGATTCCAGTACAATATGCTAAGCGTATTGTTGGTAACAAACAGTATGGTGGTGTTCGTCAGTACATTCCTTTAAAAGTGAATGCAGCTGGTGTAATGCCAATCATCTTTGCTCAGGCTATTATGTTCTTGCCAATGGCATTTGTGAACTACGCGAGTTCTGATTCATTATCAGGAGTAGCTGCTGCTTTGAGTAACTATACAGGATTTTATTACAATGCTTTGTTCTTTGTAATGATTGTGTTGTTTACTTATTTTTATACTGCAATTACAGTTAATCCAACGCAAATGGCTGAGGATATGAAAAAGAATGGTGGTTTTATTCCAGGTATTAAACCAGGAAAGAAAACCATTGATTTCTTAGATACTGTAATGTCTCGTATCACTTTACCGGGATCTCTATTCTTAGGTTGGGTTGCAATTATGCCTGCCTTTGCAATGTTGGGTGGTATAAATAGTGGTTTTGCTCAATTCTTCGGAGGGACTTCATTATTGATTTTAGTAGGTGTTGTTTTAGATACTCTGCAACAAATCGAGAGTCATTTATTGATGCGTCACTATGACGGTTTGATGAAGTCTGGAAGAATAAAAGGCAAATCTCCGGCGGGAGCTGCTGCTTATTAA
- the rplF gene encoding 50S ribosomal protein L6, translating to MSRIGKSPIVLPAGVEVKVNKDNSVVVKGPKGELTQQVNPEIKVTVEDNSIVLERPTDQKPHKAMHGLYRSLINNMVVGVSEGYTTKQELVGVGYRATSNGQILELALGYSHLIHMEIAPEVKVEAVTDKRANPIITLESCDKQLIGQVAAKIRSFRKPEPYKGKGVKFVGEQLRRKAGKSAGK from the coding sequence ATGTCAAGAATTGGAAAATCACCTATCGTTTTGCCTGCCGGAGTTGAAGTAAAGGTAAATAAAGATAATTCAGTAGTGGTTAAAGGGCCTAAAGGTGAATTAACCCAACAGGTTAATCCTGAAATCAAAGTAACTGTTGAAGATAACTCTATCGTTCTAGAGCGTCCAACTGATCAAAAACCTCATAAAGCAATGCATGGTCTTTATCGTTCATTAATCAACAACATGGTTGTTGGTGTTTCTGAAGGATATACAACTAAGCAAGAGCTTGTAGGTGTTGGTTATCGTGCGACTTCTAACGGACAGATCTTGGAGTTGGCTTTAGGTTACTCTCACTTGATTCATATGGAAATTGCACCAGAGGTAAAAGTGGAAGCTGTTACCGACAAACGTGCAAATCCAATTATTACTCTTGAGAGTTGCGATAAGCAATTGATTGGACAGGTTGCTGCAAAGATTCGTTCTTTCAGAAAACCTGAGCCGTATAAAGGAAAAGGTGTTAAATTTGTTGGAGAGCAGCTAAGAAGAAAAGCTGGTAAATCTGCGGGTAAATAA
- the rpsE gene encoding 30S ribosomal protein S5 has product MAEKNIKTSDAELKDKLVAINRVTKVTKGGRTFSFSAIVVVGNENGLVGWGLGKANEVTTAISKGIDAAKKNLIKVPVLKGTIPHEQLARFGGAEVFIKPASHGTGVKAGGAMRAVLESVGVTDVLAKSKGSSNPHNLVKATIAALAELRDAHTVADHRGVSLDKVFNG; this is encoded by the coding sequence ATGGCAGAGAAGAATATTAAGACTAGCGACGCAGAACTTAAGGATAAACTGGTTGCTATTAACCGTGTTACTAAAGTAACAAAAGGTGGACGTACTTTTAGCTTTTCAGCAATTGTTGTTGTTGGAAACGAGAATGGATTAGTAGGTTGGGGGCTTGGAAAAGCTAACGAGGTTACTACTGCAATTTCAAAAGGTATTGACGCTGCCAAGAAAAATCTTATTAAGGTACCAGTCCTTAAAGGAACTATTCCTCACGAGCAACTTGCACGTTTTGGTGGAGCAGAGGTTTTCATTAAGCCTGCTTCTCATGGTACCGGGGTAAAAGCTGGTGGTGCAATGCGTGCCGTACTTGAGAGTGTTGGTGTAACTGATGTACTTGCAAAGTCAAAAGGATCATCTAACCCTCACAACCTTGTGAAAGCTACTATTGCAGCTCTTGCTGAATTGAGAGATGCACATACTGTAGCTGATCATAGAGGTGTTTCATTAGATAAAGTGTTTAACGGTTAA
- the rpmD gene encoding 50S ribosomal protein L30 — translation MAKIKITQVKSKIGSSARQKKTLEALGLKKINGTVEHEATPQIKGMVAKVSHLVTVEE, via the coding sequence ATGGCTAAGATTAAAATTACCCAAGTTAAGAGTAAAATTGGGAGTAGTGCTCGCCAAAAGAAAACCTTAGAAGCATTGGGATTGAAAAAGATCAATGGTACTGTTGAGCATGAGGCTACACCTCAAATTAAAGGAATGGTTGCAAAGGTAAGTCACCTAGTTACCGTTGAAGAATAA
- the ykgO gene encoding type B 50S ribosomal protein L36 — MKVRASVKKRSEDCKIVRRKGRLYVINKKNPKFKQRQG, encoded by the coding sequence ATGAAGGTAAGAGCATCTGTAAAGAAACGTTCTGAAGATTGTAAGATCGTTAGAAGAAAAGGACGTTTGTATGTGATTAATAAAAAGAATCCTAAGTTTAAACAACGTCAAGGATAA
- the rpsH gene encoding 30S ribosomal protein S8 encodes MKMTDPIADFLTRLRNAIMANHKVVEIPASNVKKEMTKILKDKGYILNYKFEDDGLQGKIKIALKYHPESKIPAIKDLKRVSKPGLRKYCGATELPRVLNGLGIAILSTSQGVMTDKEARQKHVGGEVLCFVY; translated from the coding sequence ATAAAAATGACAGATCCAATAGCAGATTTTCTTACACGTTTAAGAAATGCAATTATGGCTAACCACAAAGTGGTTGAAATTCCTGCATCAAACGTGAAAAAAGAAATGACAAAAATTCTTAAGGATAAAGGATATATCCTTAATTACAAATTTGAGGATGATGGTTTGCAAGGCAAGATTAAAATTGCTTTGAAATATCATCCAGAGTCTAAGATTCCAGCAATTAAGGATCTTAAGCGTGTGTCAAAGCCAGGTTTAAGAAAATATTGTGGAGCTACTGAACTACCTCGCGTACTTAACGGCTTAGGTATTGCTATCCTTTCTACTTCTCAGGGAGTAATGACAGACAAGGAAGCTCGCCAAAAGCATGTTGGTGGTGAAGTATTGTGTTTCGTTTACTAA
- the rplR gene encoding 50S ribosomal protein L18: MALTKRERRLRIKRRVRKSISGTAERPRMSVFRSNKQISVQIIDDITGKTLVSTSSLVKEITEKNGSKTEQAEFVGQAIAEKAATAGISEVVFDRNGYLYHGRIKSLADAARKGGLKF, translated from the coding sequence ATGGCTTTAACTAAGCGCGAAAGAAGACTTAGAATTAAAAGAAGAGTTCGTAAGTCAATTTCTGGAACTGCCGAAAGACCAAGAATGTCAGTTTTTCGTTCAAATAAGCAGATTTCAGTACAGATTATAGATGATATTACTGGAAAGACTTTAGTATCAACTTCATCTCTAGTAAAAGAAATTACTGAGAAGAATGGTTCTAAAACAGAGCAAGCAGAATTCGTAGGGCAAGCAATTGCTGAGAAAGCTGCAACTGCAGGTATTTCTGAAGTAGTATTTGATAGAAATGGTTACTTATACCATGGTAGAATTAAATCTTTAGCGGACGCTGCTCGTAAAGGTGGCCTTAAATTTTAA
- the map gene encoding type I methionyl aminopeptidase, whose protein sequence is MIFYKTEEEIALLKESNMLVAKTLGEISKRICPGISTLKLDQIAEEYIRDNGGQPGFLGYDGFPNTLCMSVGKQVVHGIPSFYELKEGDILSCDCGVLLNGFYGDSAYTFSVGEVKPEIKSLLKVTKEALYKGITNAVEGNHLGDIGYAIQKHAEKHGFSVVREMVGHGIGKDLHEDPQVPNFGKQHRGLKLRNGLVIAIEPMVNLGKKEVYQDEDGWAIVTADGQPSAHFEHTVVVRNGQAQILSSFEFIEE, encoded by the coding sequence ATGATTTTTTACAAGACTGAGGAGGAGATAGCGTTACTTAAAGAGAGTAACATGCTGGTGGCCAAGACTCTTGGGGAAATCTCAAAGAGAATATGCCCCGGCATATCGACTCTAAAGTTAGATCAAATTGCAGAAGAATATATAAGAGATAATGGCGGACAGCCAGGATTTCTTGGTTACGATGGATTTCCAAACACTCTTTGCATGTCAGTTGGCAAGCAAGTTGTGCATGGTATTCCGTCTTTCTATGAGTTGAAAGAAGGGGATATTTTATCTTGCGATTGTGGTGTGTTGTTAAATGGTTTTTATGGCGATTCAGCATACACTTTCAGCGTAGGGGAGGTAAAACCTGAAATTAAATCGTTACTAAAAGTAACTAAGGAAGCTCTTTATAAAGGCATAACTAATGCAGTCGAAGGAAACCATTTGGGAGACATCGGCTATGCCATTCAGAAACATGCAGAAAAACATGGTTTTTCTGTCGTAAGAGAAATGGTAGGACACGGAATTGGTAAGGATTTGCACGAAGATCCACAGGTTCCAAATTTTGGTAAACAACACCGGGGATTGAAATTGAGAAATGGCTTAGTAATAGCGATTGAACCAATGGTAAATCTCGGTAAAAAAGAAGTCTACCAGGATGAAGATGGTTGGGCAATTGTAACAGCAGACGGGCAACCCTCTGCACATTTCGAACATACTGTGGTGGTACGAAATGGACAAGCTCAAATCCTGTCCAGTTTTGAATTTATTGAGGAATAA
- the rplX gene encoding 50S ribosomal protein L24 produces MRKKLHIKKGDTVIVNAGESRGQEGKVLEVLVDKQRAIVEGVNMISKHTKPNAANPQGGIIKQEAPIHISNLNVKDPSTGKASRIGRKLNDNNKLVRYAKKSGEEIK; encoded by the coding sequence ATGCGAAAAAAGTTACATATTAAAAAGGGTGATACCGTAATTGTAAACGCAGGGGAATCTAGAGGCCAGGAAGGTAAAGTATTAGAAGTTCTTGTTGACAAACAACGCGCGATCGTTGAAGGTGTTAACATGATTTCTAAACACACTAAGCCTAACGCAGCTAACCCTCAAGGCGGTATTATTAAGCAAGAGGCTCCAATTCACATTTCAAATTTGAATGTGAAGGATCCTTCTACCGGGAAAGCTTCCCGTATTGGTAGAAAATTGAATGACAATAACAAATTAGTTAGATACGCTAAAAAGTCAGGGGAGGAGATTAAGTAA
- the rplE gene encoding 50S ribosomal protein L5, whose amino-acid sequence MSYTPSLRKQYTEEVVPALMKEFNYKSVMQVPRLTKIVLNQGVGQAIADKKVLEFSLNELTSITGQKAVSTLSSKDISNFKLRKGMPIGTTVTLRRERMYEFLEKLIRVALPRIRDFKGINSKLDGRGNYTLGIEEQIIFPEIILDEVNKIMGMNITFVTSANTDEEAYALLKEFGLPFKNIKK is encoded by the coding sequence ATGAGTTATACACCATCTCTTAGAAAACAGTATACAGAGGAAGTTGTTCCAGCTTTAATGAAGGAATTCAACTACAAATCTGTAATGCAAGTTCCTAGATTAACGAAGATAGTACTTAATCAAGGTGTTGGACAAGCAATTGCTGACAAGAAAGTTCTTGAGTTCTCATTGAACGAATTAACTTCTATCACTGGACAGAAAGCAGTATCAACTCTATCGTCTAAAGATATTTCTAACTTTAAGTTACGTAAAGGTATGCCAATTGGTACTACTGTAACCTTACGTCGTGAGCGTATGTACGAATTTCTTGAGAAATTAATTCGTGTTGCTTTACCACGTATCCGTGACTTCAAAGGTATTAATAGTAAACTTGATGGACGTGGAAACTATACTTTAGGTATTGAAGAGCAAATCATTTTCCCTGAAATCATTCTTGATGAAGTGAATAAGATTATGGGTATGAATATTACCTTTGTTACTTCAGCAAATACCGACGAAGAAGCCTATGCTCTTTTGAAAGAATTTGGATTACCATTTAAAAACATTAAAAAGTAA
- the infA gene encoding translation initiation factor IF-1 — protein MAKQPSIEQDGTITEALSNAMFRVELENGHVITAHISGKMRMHYIKILPGDKVKVEMSPYDLTKGRITFRYKN, from the coding sequence ATGGCTAAACAGCCTTCAATAGAACAAGACGGTACCATTACCGAAGCATTATCAAATGCAATGTTTCGTGTAGAACTTGAGAACGGACATGTGATTACAGCTCATATCTCCGGGAAAATGAGAATGCACTATATTAAGATCTTGCCTGGGGATAAGGTTAAAGTGGAAATGTCGCCATACGATCTTACTAAAGGGCGCATTACTTTTAGATACAAAAATTAA
- the rpsN gene encoding 30S ribosomal protein S14: protein MAKESMKAREVKRQKLVEKYAAKRAKLKEEGDYIGLSRLPKNSSPVRLHNRCKLTGRPKGYMRQFGLSRITFREMASAGLIPGVRKASW from the coding sequence ATGGCTAAAGAATCAATGAAAGCTCGTGAAGTTAAGCGTCAGAAATTAGTAGAAAAATACGCTGCCAAAAGAGCTAAATTAAAAGAGGAAGGTGACTATATCGGTCTTAGTCGTTTACCTAAAAATTCTTCACCTGTTAGATTGCATAACAGATGTAAGTTAACTGGTCGTCCTAAGGGATACATGAGACAATTCGGTTTAAGTCGTATCACTTTCCGTGAAATGGCTTCAGCTGGTTTGATCCCAGGTGTTAGAAAGGCAAGTTGGTAA